From the Cucurbita pepo subsp. pepo cultivar mu-cu-16 chromosome LG05, ASM280686v2, whole genome shotgun sequence genome, one window contains:
- the LOC111794609 gene encoding protein yippee-like At4g27745, whose translation MAELLGPRLYSCCNCRNHVALHDDIISKAFQGRHGRAFLFSHAMNITVGPKEDRHLMTGLHTVADVHCVDCREVLGWKYERAYEASQKYKEGKFILEKSKIVRDNW comes from the exons ATGGCTGAACTATTGGGGCCACGTTTGTATAGCTGCTGTAATTGTAGAAACCATGTTGCCCTCCATGATGATATAATTTCTAAAGCTTTTCAG GGAAGACATGGGCGTGCTTTTCTGTTCTCTCATGCTATGAACATCACAGTGGGACCAAAAGAAGACCGGCATCTCATGACGGGTCTCCACACTGTTGCTGATGTGCATTGTGTTGACTGCCGTGAGGTGCTGGGGTGGAAGTATGAGAGGGCCTATGAGGCATCACAGAAGTATAAAGAAGGAAAGTTCAttcttgaaaaatcaaaaatcGTTCGGGACAACTGGTAG